The Lacticaseibacillus pabuli region AGGGTAACGTGATCCTGCTCGAGAAGGTTCTTGGCGAAGCCGTTGAACTGGCGAAGACCCAGATTGCGGAAAAGCACCCTGACTTGCAGAATGCCGACCAGGTTGCCGAAGACGTTGGTGTGGGCGCCGTTGTCTTCCATGACCTGAAGAGCGAACGGGTTGACAACTTCGACTTTAACCTCGAAGACGTTGTGCGTTTTGAAGGTGAAACTGGGCCTTATGTTCAGTACACCAACGCGCGTGCCAACAGTATTTTGACCAAGGCGAGCGCTAAGGCTGATGCCAGCGTTGTGCTCGATGACGATTCTGCGTGGGACGTGTTGAAATTGCTGGCTGATTTCCCGGCCACAGTTGCACGTGCAGCACGCGAATACGAACCATCTGTGATTGCCAAGTACGCTTTGCGTTTGGCTAAAGGCTTTAACCAATATTACGCGCACACCAAGATTCTGGTTGAAGACGCACAGTTGCCAGCTCGCTTGGCACTCGTTCAGAGCGTCAGCACCGTGCTGACCGAATCCTTGAATCTGCTTGGTGTCCGCGCACCGAAGGAAATGTAGTCTGAGGAGGCCGCACCAATGAAAAAGGCAGACCGTCAAAAGGTGGTTGCAAACATCATCGAAACACAGGTGGTGCAAACACAAGATCAACTGTTGCAAGAACTAGAAAAGGCCGGTTTCCAGGCGACTCAGGCAACGGTGTCCCGCGATATCCGCGAGATGCGTATCGTGAAGTCCAAGGATAGCACGGGCATCAGCCGGTATACGATCCTGAAGAATATTGATGAAGAAAAGCTCACCGATAAACTTAACAACATGGTCAAGGAAGTCGGCATTAGTGTCACCCGTGTCATGTTTATGAACGTCATCAAAACTTTGCCTAGCAATGGTAACTTGCTTGCGGCACTGATTGATGATGCGAACTTCCCCCAAGTGGTCGGGACCGTGGCCGGACATGACACGATTGTGGTCATCAGTCCAGATGTTGAATCGGCAGAATGGTTCTATTCTCAGTACCACGACGCCCTATTGAAAACCAAGTAAGACAAAACGCGCCCCGTCGTCTCCTGATGTCTAGAGACGGTGGAACGCGTTTTTTGCTTTTATGCTAACGGGTGAAGGTCCGTTCGGTTGCGCTGAATGGCATGATGAGCTTGATTTCGTAGGCGGTCAGGTGCAGGTGATCTGCCGGCGCACCGCCGTATAAGGGATCCCCAATAATCGGGTGACCAATATGCGCCATGTGCACCCGAATTTGGTGGGTACGGCCGGTGTCTAACACGACATGGACGGTGTCAAAACCGGGTTGCTGCGCCATGCGGGTGTAGTGGGTGCGTGCCGGAAGACCATCAGCGCGAACTTCTCGTTTGCGAACATCATCGTCCGCATGACCGATTGGGGCGTCAATCGTGCCTCGTGCGGGGATGCCGGGTGCGACGTCCGCTTGGTAAAAGCGGTGCATGACACGGGTTGCCAGTTCGCGATTAATAATGGCCTGTGTGAGCGGGTCCTTGGCGAAAATCATGAGACCCTGCGTTTCCATGTCGAGACGATGGGTAATGTAGACGTCAGCCTGTAGGTAACCCGCGACTCGGTTTACCATTGTGTCGGTTTCGCTGGCCTTGTTCGGGTGCGTCTTAATGCCGGCGGGTTTGTCCACTATGAGAAAATCATCGTTTTCGAATACCACACGGATGGGAGTTGGGCTGCGGACATAGTCGGTCCCTGCTGCGGAGAAGGACAAATCCACACGGCTACCACGCGCGACGGGTGCCGCGACGGACTGATATTGCCCGTTGACGGTGATTTGACGTTTTTGGCGTAATTCACCCTGGTAGTGTCGGGGGATGCGCCAGGCCTGCATGAGGGCGCGCAGCGAGGCGGCAGCCTGGTGCGTGCTGATTACCTTGTGAAAATCGGTCAAAGGTCTCACTCCAATTCTACAAAAAACAGTTAAAGTAGTTATTAGTGCCGTGCTAGCGGGAGTTTGTATGCTACAATTTTCGAAGGCACGACACGGATACATTACAGCATAGCATTGATGGGAAGGAAGTGGCACTGTGGCCAGCAACGACAATCAAGAACCGCAACATACCGGCAGTAATATTTGGCATGCGATTTGGGCTAAAATCCGCTGGTTCTTCCGGCGTTTTCAACTGATTCGTTGGGCAATTTTACTGGTGCTACTCGTCATTCTCGGTTTCAGTAGTTACTTTACATACAAGGCAAAGACTGCGGATGTCCAGAATATTAAGAGTTCACTCCAAACGAAAACAGAAGTGTTAGATAAGAATAACCAGGTCGCCGGGAGCCTCTATTCACAAAAGGGCACATGGGTTGATCTCGACAAGATTTCTCCCGCAGTTCAAAATGCGGTGATCAGCACGGAAGACCGTAGTTTTTACAAGAACCCTGGTTTTGATATCAAGGGGATTTTACGTTCCGTTGTCGGGGTTATCATTCACCACGGCCAAATCACCGGTGGCGGGAGCACGCTGACACAGCAGTTGGCCAAGAACACGCTGCTGACGCAAAAGCAAAGTTTGATGCGTAAGGGCCAAGAAATCTTCTTGGCGGTGCAAATTACTAAGTCCTATTCCAAACGAGACATTTTGGCGATGTATCTGAATAACGCCTACTTCGGAAACGGGGTCTGGGGTGTTCAGGACGCGTCACAGCGCTACTTCGGGAAGAGCGCTAGCGAACTAACAACGGGTGAGGGTGCTACACTTGCGGCAATGCTGCGGAACCCGAGTTTCTATAACCCTGTGGATCACATGGATAATGCGATTGCCCGGCGCAACCTGGTCTTACAACTTGAGGTCGAGGCTGGCCACCTGACGGCCGCGGAGGCGAATGCCGCCAAGCAGACACAACTGACGCTGGCGAACACCTATCAGGCGCAGAACGTCGACAAGTACCCCTCATACTTTGATGCCGTCATCGACGAGGCCGTTCGTCACGGTGTGTCCGAAAATGACCTGCTGAACAAGGGGTACAAGGTCTACACGACGCTCAACCAAAGTTACCAGCAACAGTTAGACGCGACGTTCGCACGCTCGTGGCTGTTCCCGAATAACGCGTCTGACGGGACGTTGGCTCAGGCTGCCTCGGTTGCGGTTGATCCCAAGACCGGTGGTGTTTTGGCCGTCGAAGGTAGTCGCGGCAAGCACGTCTACCGTGGCTTGAACTACGCGACCCAATTGTCCGGTCGGTCACCTGGCTCGACAATCAAGCCCTTGATGGTCTACACGCCCGCACTCGAGAGTGGTTATCATTACGACTCGGAGTTGTCGGACGAGAAACAACCATTTGGGAAGAACAATTACACGCCAACCAACCCAACTGGTGTCTATCAGGATAAAGTGCCGATGTACACGGCCTTGGCACAAAGTCTGAACGTACCACCAGTTTGGTTACTCAGCAAGATGGGGGTACAGAAGGGGGTCAGCAGTCTGGACCGCTTCGGCATCTCACTCAAGAAGTCTGATCAGAACCTCGCTGCGGCACTGGGCGGGGTCAGCACCAACATCACGCCACTCATGCTCGCACGTGCCTACTCAGCGTTTGCGAACGGCGGCCAGCTGCCTGAAACGCACTTTATTCGCAAGATTGTCGACGCCAGTGGGACGGTGATTTACCAGAGTAATACCGACTCGTCATCGATTATGACGTCGAGTGTGGCCAAGGAAATGACCAGCATGATGATTGGTACCTTCAACCACGGGACTGCCGTGAATGCCAAACCCGCTGGCTACACCGTGGCGGGTAAGACGGGAAGTTCTGAAGTCCCAAGTTCCTGGGGTTATGGTAGTAAGGACCAGTGGCTCGTGGGTTACACGCCGGATATTGTGCTTGCAACCTGGACGGGCTTCGAATACACTGATAAACAGCATTACCTCCCTGGTACAAGTGAGGACGGGGTCTCGCGGATTTTCAAGGATGAGATGTCTAATATCCTGCCGCAGACGCCGCAAACCAGCTTCAATACCCAGGATGCCCAAACGATGGCAACCAACTCAGGAACTGCAACGAGCGGTGCGAGTGGTAGTGACATCTGGTCGGGTATCCAGCAGGGTGTTCAGGGCGGTGTTGATTCAGCCAAGAACACAATCAGTGGCTGGGCTGATGATATCAAACAATTTTTCAACCAATAAGGAGAAACGAAACATGGACGTAATGGACAAAGCAAGTGAGATGGCTGCGGCTATCAAAGAAACTACCGAATACCTCGATTTGAAGCAAGCCTTCGACATGCTCAAGCTGGACGCTGTTGCATATGGCGTCTTCCAAAACTTTGAAATGAAGCAGTCCGAATTGCAGCAGAAGGCCGCACAGGGCGTGAAGATCAGCGATGAAGAAATGCAGGAATTGCAGACGGTTGGTGCTAAGCTCCAGACTAGCGAAGCCATCGTGAAGTTGATGGACAAAGAGCAGGCTATGGCCCAACTGATGGACAAGCTGAACGGCGTTGTGAATGCCCCAATCGCCGAGCTTTACCGTCCCCAGAACTAAGCCCCACTAGAATTAAGCGAAAGGCCGTTGCGACGGCCTTTTTTGTTGCAACGGCGACGATGAAGGCTAGAATTTTAACCCGATTACCGGTATGATAAACGTAATAGGAAGATGGAGGTCACGCTATTGGCTAAGCATTTGTTTGAATATCGCAACGGTGAAGATATTGAGTTGCCACTGCTGATTAAGTCGGCGGACATACGGATTGCCAAAAATGGCAAGAAGTTCATCGCGTTAATTCTCCAAGATACGTCAGGTCACATGCCGGCGAAGCTCTGGGACGCCAGTGATGCGGCAATTGAGCAGTACAAGGCGGGCGAGGTTGTGCACGTGCGTGGTAAGCGGGAGCTGTACAATGACAACCCGCAAATCAAGCTGTACGGCATGCGTTTAGCTACCCAGGAAGAGGGCAATGATCCGAAGTACTTCCTGGAGCGCGCACCTGAAAAGTCAGGGGACATGGAGGAGGACATCAGCAGTTTTGTATTTGATATTCTCAATCCAAACTGGAACCGCATCGTGCGTAAACTCCTGGCTGATCACCATGACGCGTTCTTCTCATACCCAGCGGCAAAGTCCAACCATCACGCCAATGGTGGCGGCCTGGCCTTCCACACGCTCTCAATTCTGCGTTTGGCCAAGCATGTCGGGGAGCAGTATCCGAATATCAATGTTTCCTTGCTATACGCTGGTGCGATTCTCCATGACATGGGCAAGACCATTGAGCTGAGTGGCCCCGTATCCACGGAGTACACCGTGACCGGTAATTTGATTGGCCACATCGTTCTCATTGACGAAGAAATCATTCGGGCCTGCATCGAGCTGAAGATTGATAGTACGCAGGAAGACGTGGTGTTACTTCGGCACATGATTCTCGCCCACCACGGTTTGCTTGAATATGGGTCTCCTGTTCGGCCACAATTGCCTGAAGCACAGATTCTTCATGACCTCGATGAATTGGATGCGTCCATTAACATGATGACCACGGCTGTGGCGCATGTAGAGGGGGGTCAATTCTCCGAACGGCTCTTCGGCATGGACAACCGGCGTTTCTACCGACCAGAAGGGATTCAACATTTATCTGGTTCACCAAAAGAATAGACTGACTATAAGTTTTATCTGTGGGTTTCGTCGTCTGACGAAACCCTTTTTTATGGGCTTTAAGGCATAAAAAAACCACCGTCGGGGTGACGGTGGAAAATTTTCGGGGGGATTTTTTTGAGGGAGTGTATAGAGATGTGAATCGGCTAATGCCGCTCTATGTCTATTATATTAGCAGACCATAATTTTAATAGTGAGCAACATTTGAAAGATATATTACGTCTTTTGTAACGGCGGTCCCCACAGCATGAATGTCTATGATAAGAAATAGCTTTAACAATGAAAAAATAAAACGTTAATTACATGACCACCAGAAAATGTCGTGTGAAAAAGTCATGTAAATACTGCACCGTTGGGAAACGCTCGCGTTTGTTGTGCAAATAAAAAAACCAGCCCGCAATCGTTGCGAGCTGGTTCAAATTAATGTTTAAAATTAGTTGGCCTGTGCTGCGCCTGCATCGGTGGCACTAGCAGAGCTAGGGTCGAGGTAGGTGGAGAGTACATCCTTCAGGTCCTTGTCGTCAACCTTGGCGTTAACCTTCTTCAGAACCTTCGCAATGACCTTATTCATAACGGTCTGGTCGGATTCCCAAGCGGTGTAAACCTGGTCGGTGACAGCTTTCTTAACCTTAGGATCGCTGAGCTTGCCCTTACCTGGTGTGCTAATCACACGGATAACGTGGTAGCCGTATTGCGTCTTAACAGGTTTTTCGGTGAATTGGCCGTTCTTGGTCAGCTTGAATGCAGCGGTCTTAAAGTCGCTGTCGAGCTGGGTATCGGTGTTGTCGAATGCAGGAAGTTCACCCTTGTTGTTCTTGGTACCGGTATCGGTGGAGTTCTTCTTTGCGAGTTCACCGAAGTTAGCGGTGGTGTTCTTTTCGCCCTTGAACTGGTCAATGATCTTCTGTGCTTCAGCACTGGTCTTCACCAGAATGTGCTGAACCTTGATTTTTGGCTGGTAAGTCTTGTACTGCTTCTTGAGCTGTGCTTCTGTAGGCTTCTTAAGATCCTTCAGAGCAACTTCTGTCAGCAAGGAGGTCTTGATCTGGTCCTTGTAAGAAGATTCGGTGTAGCCGTTCTGGCTCAGGGTAGCAGCAAAGGAGGAACCGTACTGGGCCTTAACAGCGTTGAACTGCTTGTTGACCTTCTTGTCGGAAACTTTCTTGCCGTATTCCTGGTCCATTGCCTTCGCAACAATCATGCTACGGAGAACCTGCTGGCCAGCAGCACTCTTCTTCATCTGAGAGTAGTAGTCCTGCTGCGTGATCTTAGCACCCTTCATACTTGCAACGGTGCTCCCATTGCTAGAGCAACCTGCGAGTAATACGGCGACTGCGAGGCCAGTGAGGCCCAGAATCCATTTCTTCATTATCTTGACACATCCTAATCTAAAAATTTATCCGCGATAGCGAACCTGACGTCTAATATAGCATATTGTGCGTTTTAAATCTGAATTTCACTAAAGTTTCATACATCCTTATTATTATCGTCGGAGTTCGCCGCGTCGTTGATCGCGTCCAAACTCGTACTGATTTGGTCCAGTAATGGCGCGACTTTGAACTGATAGGCCGCGACGTCACGCTTGATGCCGTCTGTTGCAGGGGTCAAATATTCGTCTGCAGAATCCTTTAGGTTGCTAACGGCATTTTGCAGGCGTTCACGGGCGTCGTTCAATTTTTGAACGTCCGCTATGGTGTCCTGCGTGTAATTTGTAATCTGCTGGCGATTTTCGGCACCGCTTTTGCGGTTATTGAGCAAACCGTAAACTGCGCCAGAAATCAGTCCCAAAACGAGGCCATGGCCAAATGAAAAGATCGGTTTTTTGCTCATATTAATTCTCCAGTTGGGCGCGAATGCCCGCCGCTAATTTTTCTGCGGCGGCGGGGTCGAATTGATCCGAGTGGTCGCCAAAGTGAATGCTAAAGTCATCATTCTCGCTGTAGCGGGGAATCAGGTGAATGTGGGAGTGCATCACGCTCTGGTAGGCGAGGGTACCATTGTTGTTCAAAATGTTCATCCCCTTGATTGCTGGGTTGGACGCCTTGATGGCACGCGCAATCTTGGGTAGCCGTGCGAACACATCCGCTGCCAGTTCGTCGTCGTAGGCGAAAATGTCCTGAATGTGCTTTTTGGGTACCAGGAGCGTGTGGCCTGGGGTGGCCTGACTCATGTCGAGGAACGCCATTACTTTGTCGTCTTCATAAATTTTGGTGCTGGGAATATCACCGGCAATAATTTTGCAGAATACACAATCGGTCATAGCTAATCGACTCCTTTATAAGTAGGTTTGGTTACCATTATGGTATCATACTAGGCGAAGAAAGACAGAATGTGAGGAACACCAAATGGCTTTAAAAATCAGTAACTTGAGCGGTGGGTACGGGCAGACGCCAGTGCTTCATGATGTCGACTTTTCCGTGGCTGACGGCCGAGTTGTCGGACTCATTGGTTTGAATGGTGCGGGGAAATCCACGACCATTAAACACATTATCGGACTATTACAACCACGTAGCGGCAAAATCGAACTGAATGGCAAGACGCTGGCCCAGGACGAGCGCGCCTACCGTCAGGCCATCGCTTACGTTCCCGAGACGCCGGTGCTGTACCCTGACCTGACGTTACGCGAACATTTGGAGCTGACCATGATGGCCTATAGTCTGGACAAGGACCAGGCGTGGGCAACATTGCAGCCCATGCTGAAGAAGTTTCGGCTGGACACGAAACTCGACTGGTTCCCCGATAATTTTTCCAAGGGGATGAAGCAGAAGGTCATGATTGCTGCCGCGTTTATGACCAACGCCCAGCTTTACATCATCGATGAGCCGTTTACGGGTCTAGATCCCGTCGCGGTGCACGACCTGCTGGATTTGGTCGCTGCCAAGAAAGCGGCGGGGGCGAGTGTCTTGATGTCCACCCATGTTCTGGCCACTGCACAGGACAACGCGGACAGCTTTGTTTTGCTCAAAGACGGCCGTGTCCGTGCGGAAGGAACTCTGGATCAGTTGCGGGTGACGATGCAAATGCCCGCAGCTAGTCTTGATGATATGTACATGGCGATTACGCGGGAGGGGCAAAGTGAGTAAACTGTGGCGTCAGC contains the following coding sequences:
- a CDS encoding arginine repressor; protein product: MKKADRQKVVANIIETQVVQTQDQLLQELEKAGFQATQATVSRDIREMRIVKSKDSTGISRYTILKNIDEEKLTDKLNNMVKEVGISVTRVMFMNVIKTLPSNGNLLAALIDDANFPQVVGTVAGHDTIVVISPDVESAEWFYSQYHDALLKTK
- a CDS encoding RluA family pseudouridine synthase yields the protein MTDFHKVISTHQAAASLRALMQAWRIPRHYQGELRQKRQITVNGQYQSVAAPVARGSRVDLSFSAAGTDYVRSPTPIRVVFENDDFLIVDKPAGIKTHPNKASETDTMVNRVAGYLQADVYITHRLDMETQGLMIFAKDPLTQAIINRELATRVMHRFYQADVAPGIPARGTIDAPIGHADDDVRKREVRADGLPARTHYTRMAQQPGFDTVHVVLDTGRTHQIRVHMAHIGHPIIGDPLYGGAPADHLHLTAYEIKLIMPFSATERTFTR
- a CDS encoding PBP1A family penicillin-binding protein, with product MASNDNQEPQHTGSNIWHAIWAKIRWFFRRFQLIRWAILLVLLVILGFSSYFTYKAKTADVQNIKSSLQTKTEVLDKNNQVAGSLYSQKGTWVDLDKISPAVQNAVISTEDRSFYKNPGFDIKGILRSVVGVIIHHGQITGGGSTLTQQLAKNTLLTQKQSLMRKGQEIFLAVQITKSYSKRDILAMYLNNAYFGNGVWGVQDASQRYFGKSASELTTGEGATLAAMLRNPSFYNPVDHMDNAIARRNLVLQLEVEAGHLTAAEANAAKQTQLTLANTYQAQNVDKYPSYFDAVIDEAVRHGVSENDLLNKGYKVYTTLNQSYQQQLDATFARSWLFPNNASDGTLAQAASVAVDPKTGGVLAVEGSRGKHVYRGLNYATQLSGRSPGSTIKPLMVYTPALESGYHYDSELSDEKQPFGKNNYTPTNPTGVYQDKVPMYTALAQSLNVPPVWLLSKMGVQKGVSSLDRFGISLKKSDQNLAAALGGVSTNITPLMLARAYSAFANGGQLPETHFIRKIVDASGTVIYQSNTDSSSIMTSSVAKEMTSMMIGTFNHGTAVNAKPAGYTVAGKTGSSEVPSSWGYGSKDQWLVGYTPDIVLATWTGFEYTDKQHYLPGTSEDGVSRIFKDEMSNILPQTPQTSFNTQDAQTMATNSGTATSGASGSDIWSGIQQGVQGGVDSAKNTISGWADDIKQFFNQ
- a CDS encoding YlbF family regulator, yielding MDVMDKASEMAAAIKETTEYLDLKQAFDMLKLDAVAYGVFQNFEMKQSELQQKAAQGVKISDEEMQELQTVGAKLQTSEAIVKLMDKEQAMAQLMDKLNGVVNAPIAELYRPQN
- a CDS encoding 3'-5' exoribonuclease YhaM family protein, whose translation is MAKHLFEYRNGEDIELPLLIKSADIRIAKNGKKFIALILQDTSGHMPAKLWDASDAAIEQYKAGEVVHVRGKRELYNDNPQIKLYGMRLATQEEGNDPKYFLERAPEKSGDMEEDISSFVFDILNPNWNRIVRKLLADHHDAFFSYPAAKSNHHANGGGLAFHTLSILRLAKHVGEQYPNINVSLLYAGAILHDMGKTIELSGPVSTEYTVTGNLIGHIVLIDEEIIRACIELKIDSTQEDVVLLRHMILAHHGLLEYGSPVRPQLPEAQILHDLDELDASINMMTTAVAHVEGGQFSERLFGMDNRRFYRPEGIQHLSGSPKE
- a CDS encoding peptidylprolyl isomerase, producing the protein MKKWILGLTGLAVAVLLAGCSSNGSTVASMKGAKITQQDYYSQMKKSAAGQQVLRSMIVAKAMDQEYGKKVSDKKVNKQFNAVKAQYGSSFAATLSQNGYTESSYKDQIKTSLLTEVALKDLKKPTEAQLKKQYKTYQPKIKVQHILVKTSAEAQKIIDQFKGEKNTTANFGELAKKNSTDTGTKNNKGELPAFDNTDTQLDSDFKTAAFKLTKNGQFTEKPVKTQYGYHVIRVISTPGKGKLSDPKVKKAVTDQVYTAWESDQTVMNKVIAKVLKKVNAKVDDKDLKDVLSTYLDPSSASATDAGAAQAN
- a CDS encoding YtxH domain-containing protein; the protein is MSKKPIFSFGHGLVLGLISGAVYGLLNNRKSGAENRQQITNYTQDTIADVQKLNDARERLQNAVSNLKDSADEYLTPATDGIKRDVAAYQFKVAPLLDQISTSLDAINDAANSDDNNKDV
- a CDS encoding HIT family protein — its product is MTDCVFCKIIAGDIPSTKIYEDDKVMAFLDMSQATPGHTLLVPKKHIQDIFAYDDELAADVFARLPKIARAIKASNPAIKGMNILNNNGTLAYQSVMHSHIHLIPRYSENDDFSIHFGDHSDQFDPAAAEKLAAGIRAQLEN
- a CDS encoding ABC transporter ATP-binding protein → MALKISNLSGGYGQTPVLHDVDFSVADGRVVGLIGLNGAGKSTTIKHIIGLLQPRSGKIELNGKTLAQDERAYRQAIAYVPETPVLYPDLTLREHLELTMMAYSLDKDQAWATLQPMLKKFRLDTKLDWFPDNFSKGMKQKVMIAAAFMTNAQLYIIDEPFTGLDPVAVHDLLDLVAAKKAAGASVLMSTHVLATAQDNADSFVLLKDGRVRAEGTLDQLRVTMQMPAASLDDMYMAITREGQSE